AGCGGGCCGATCCTGCTTGACGAGTGGGCCGACCCGACCGGCGCAACAGTGACGCTCGGCGCGTCGAGCGAGGCATGGCTCACGGGCCGGGATAACGAAAGAGGCAACTACATTGCGGGCCACGCAACGGCCACCTTCACGCCGTCGCGCGGCATCGTGATTGACCGGTACTCGGAATACCCGGATGTCTCGATTACCCTCACAGATGTGACGTGGTGCGAACCGCAGCCGAACCCCATTCAGAGCATCATCATCACGGGCGATGTGACGATCACGGGCACCGACGGAACCGTAACGCGCGGCACGTCCTGGAACATCCAGCCCCGATAGCGACTGCGCGCCGTGACGACCGCCTGCGTCCTGCGAGGACATGAGTGCACATTCGGACGGGTTCTGAGCACTCATGTCCTCGCAGGACGCTGCGGTTGAGTTCGCTGGTCGACTGAACCGCGTCAGTCCTCGTCAGGATGTGTCCTGAGGTACCACGCCTCGAGCGCGTACACCACCGCGACGGCCACCACCGCGCCCACGATGACCCACGGTTGCCCGGCGCCCCGTGCCGCCATGAATGCCACCAAGACCACAGCGTCGGCCGCGATCGCGGAGATGACCACCCATCGCCGCGCGCCCACATCCTCACGGAGCCGCGTCAACACGCCCCAGTGGATCACCACATCCATCACTAGGTAGAACACGATGCCGACGGCGGCGATCTGCGACAGGTCGAGGCTCACCGCGAGGACCGCAGCGACCACGCCCAAGTACACGAGCAGGTGGTGACGCACCTTGCCAGGCATCCCAAAGTGGCGATGAGGGATCATCTTCATGTCGGTGACCATGGTGAGCATGCGCGAGACCGCATACATCGAGGCCACCAGCCCGGTCGCGCAGGCGACCACTGCCACCACGACGGTCGCGATCACACCCGCGCTACCGAGCGCCGGCCGTGCCGCCTCGGCGAGCGCATAGTCCTGCGCGGCCACGATCTCCTGGACGGTGAGGGTGGACCCCGCACCGACGGCGACGATCAGGTAGACGGCCGCACAGATGGCCAGCGACCAGACGATCGCGCGGCCCACGTTGCGGGCCGGGTCTTTGAGCTCTGCGCCGTCGTTGGTGATCGTGGTGAAGCCCTTATAAGCCAGCACGCCCAGGCCAGCGGCGGCGACGAATCCGAGAATCCCCGACTCGGGAGCGAAATCCTCAGAGGCCGCCTCGTATCCCCCGCCAGACGCGATCATCGCGGCGATGGCCAGCACGCCGATGCCGCCCACCTTGATGACGGCGCCGGCCGTCTGAAACCAACCGATGTTCTCGTTGCGCGCCAGGTTGATAGCGACGGCCACCACGATGATGAACAGCGCGAGGCCCGATACGAGCCACCTCGAACCCCACCCGAAGGGTTCGAGCAGATAGGTACCAAAGGTGCGCGCCACAAGCGCCTCGTTGAGCACCATCGAGAGAGCCATGAGCATGGCCGAGCCAGCCGTGATGGTGGAGCGCCCGTACGCCTGGTTCAGAATCATGGCGATGCCACCGGCCGACGGGTGGGCTCGGGTCACCTTGATGTACGAGTAGGAGCCGAGGCCGGCCACGCCGGCGGCGGCCAGGAGCGCGAGGGGGAACAGCGGCCCGGCAAGGTCGGCCACTTGCCCCGTGAGGGCGAAGATCCCAGCCCCCACCATGACGCCTGTGCCCATGGCGACGGCGCCTCGAAGTGACAGAGATCCCTCGCGGTATTCGGTGTCAGCCATTCATCCATGCTGGCACGGGCGCGCTGTCGGCGCGCCTTCTAGTCGCGCAACTGTGTGACCGTCGCTGCGCACATCCGTGCGGCCGACATGGATGGCGCTGTCCACAACCCGGGTGGGTTGCGCGGCGTGGCGTCGGTGGAGCGGCATACGCTGGGGTCTACCGACGGAAGGAGTGCAGGATGACCGCATCGATGCCGATGCCAGAGCCCGCCTCCCACGGTTCGGCGTCCGAGGCCGCCATGGGCGAGGTCTCGGCCGTGTTGCTTAACCTTGAGCACACCATCAGCCGCGCCAAGAACGGCCTCGCCAAGGTGCGTCGCGCGGGGGGCGAAAACAATGTGGAGTTGGCGCTGGAGTCCGCCATCAAGGAACTGACCGCTCAGCACAAGCGCCTCATGCAAGACACGTACTACGCGGGCGACGCCATCCGGTTGTTGTAGTCCGGAACGCGACGGAGTGTGAGGAACCGAATCGGCATAGCGAGCGCCTCTCGCAACGTGGCGAAGCTCGCAGAACGCTACGCGCATCGCATGCGGGACAATGGAACGCCCGGGTGCGAAGATGTGAAGTGTAGGAAGGAGGCCTCATGATGGCGATTCCAGAACAGTTGTCGACGCCTCTGTACACACTTACCGAGGCGGCACGCCTCGTGGGCATCCCGCCCGCGACGTTGCGGTCGTGGGCGCGAGGGCGCGACTTTCCCACGGCTTCGGGGGAGATACGCCACTCTGACGCGCTCGTGACGGATGCCGGCGCAGGCCCGGCAGGCTTCGCCACCATGCCTTTCGTAGGCCTCGCCGAAGCGGCCTTCCTTGCCGCCGTCAAAGCCACTGGCGTACCGATGCAGCGCATCCGTCCCGCACTTGAGAAGTTGCGAGATGAGATGGGAGTCGAGCACGCGCTCGCGAGCCAGATGCTCTATACGGACGGCGCCGAACTGCTACGAAGCGTCGGTCCCGCCTCGGGCGCTACTGATCGCGAGCTCGAACTCGTAGTCGTGAGGACCGACCAAGGAGTATTCACCCCCGTGGTCCGCAACTTCCTCAACCACGTCCGATTCGGCCCGTCGGGATACGCAGAGTCAATCAGGCTGCCCAAGTATGGGGAGGCCGAAGTCATAGTCGATCCACGGTTTGGTTTTGGTCAGCCAGTGCTAGAACGCAACGGTGTGCGCGTCGAGGACGTCCTCGATCGATTCCACGCCGGAGAATCCATGGACGTCATCGCAGATGACTTCAACATGCCCCAGAGAACCGTCGAGCAACTGATTCGAGCGAGTTTGCCGATTGCCGCATAGGTTCCTCATTGATCGCAACCTCGGCACGAAGGTGCTGCCGCGGGCCCTTCGAGGCGCGGGCTGGCAGGTCTCGACCCTCGCGGATGAGTTTGGAGAGGCTCGCGCGCAACAGGCGACCGACGAAGAATGGTTGCAGTATGCGGGCGAACGAGGACTCGCAGTTCTGATGAAGGACAAGCGCATTCGATACCGGCGTTCTGAACGCGAGACCCTCACGCGCTTCGAGGTGCGCGCATTCTGCCTGTCGCAAGGATCCCTCACCGGCGACCAGCAGTCTGCGGCGTTTCTGCGAGCGGAGTCGCGCATCATGCGGGCTTGCGAGGATGCCGGGCCGTTTCTCTATGTACTGACAGCTAGGGACATCCGGCGCGTTGAGCTCTAGTCACGCAACTGTGTGACCGTCGCCGCGCACAGGTGCTCGAGCCTGGGCATGAGGCGCTTGCTGAGGTCTGTCGCGCCCGTAGCGTCCAGCTGCTGCGAGAAGGCCACGGGGATAGTCTCGGCCTGGCGACGCACCTCGTCGCGGAGACGTTCCGTGTCCACACCCATGCCCTTCGCAAGCCGATCCCAATGCCTTCCGTGGACGGAGCCGAACACCCGTTTCCCGCCTAGCGACATGGCTGCCTGGTTGATTTCTGAGCCGGCGGCGGCGTCGTACGGCAACGCGGATGCCACGTCGTAGAGCGGCGTGATGCGCGTCAGACCCGGCGCGTGCATGATCGAGTAGTTCTTCGCATGGGCGTCTGGCGCCCCGATGAGATAGTTGAACACCAACGCCTGCGCGAACTCCCACACGTCCGCCTCGCCATCGGTGCAGTTGTCGCGCAGCAGGCGGGCGATGTCGGCGGCCGAGGGGCCGCCGCTTGCCTCGTACTTCTTGCGCGGATACACCGCGAGCGCCTGACACATGTCCTCTTGGTGGACACGCACGATGCTGCCGTCGCGCGCACGCCGACGGTCAAAGCGCGTCACCACGAGTGCGGGCTCGCCGTCAAACTCGCGATACTCGGTCTTGGCAGCGCGCAATCCCACCGCGCGGGCCGTCTGCATGGACAGGTGCTCCACTAACGCCTGATACGGATACTCGCCGATACCGGGCTTCACGATGTGCGTTGACGGGGCATCGCCTCGCACCTCAGCCCAACGCCCATCTGGCTGGCGCGTGAGGGTGAACTTGCTCTGCGCGCCCGCGAGGGACCACCGCTCACCAGAGACGGCCCACTCGGAGGTCTCGCTACGCAGTTCACTCAGTCTTACACCGATGTCTGCATCTACAAGCGCGCGCACCTGCACGGTTCGAGCGGATATGCCCTCCGGCACGAAGCGTGCACCACCAGCGCAGTCAAGCCCCATATGCACGAGCAACGCAAAGGGATTCTGCGCGGAGACTCCGAACTCAGTCGCCCATCGCGAGCGAACCTCATTGCTGTCCGGCAGTAACCCCCACATGAACGGGGAGACACTCTTTCCTCGAAATCGGGCCCGACTGACGGGCATCGATAGCGAGAGCGGCGGCCGGCTCGCGTCTGCGGCGTAGTCGGAGTCATAGGCGAATGAGAGACGGCCGAAGTCGTCCTGGACCGCGGCACCGATCACCGCTCCATACAGTTCGACATTGAGGTGGTGTGCCACGACTACAGTTCCTCAGTTCCTTCGAGTATCGAAGGATCGAATCCTGCGCGCGTGCTCTGCTCAGGCAAGTCGCTCCCACGCGAACGCCTCGAGTTCAATGAGATTTCGAGGTCGAGAGCCTTGGCCGCTGCGATGAGTGTGGTCGCATCGATCCGCGCTCCAGACTCGAGCGCAACGACAGTCGCCCTACTGAGCCCCGCTTTTTCCGCGAGCGCCTTCTGAGTCAGACCCTGGCTCTCGCGCTCCGCGCGCAACGCGGCGCCGAAGGCGTGAAGTGTTCCGATTCCTCGCATGATGTCAGCCTACGTTTACTTTGCGCAAAGTCAAGCAACATCGACATTTGGCGAACTGCATGTCAACTACAGTTGACTTTGCGCAATGTCAACTGTAGTTGACATGCCGCCCACAGTGCGGGTCGAGACCCCCAAGCTGCGGGGACGGTGTGGCTATCCTGCGGAACCGTGCGCACCCCGTCTCCGCCTTGATCATCGCCTTCGTCTTCGTCGTGATCATCGCCTTCGTCTTCGTCGTGATCATCGCCTTCGTCTTCGTCGTGATCATCGTCATGATCCTCATCCTGATGCAGACGTTGATCTTCGAGGAGCCCCCACCCCGCGGGCGCCGTCGGCGTCGATACCTACTGGGGTCTTACCAGGCTCCCTAACAAACCCCTCGGGCCCCATTTTACGAGGCGGGACCTTGGCCCTAGGCTGGCCCCATGGTCAAAGACGCCCATGTCCCTGGCGGCTACGCTCCGTCCCGCCACACCCTCGAGAACCTGCACACCGAGAAGCGGATCTTCCCGCCCCTGGTCAGCATGGCCGCGCACGCCAATGCGACCAGCTACGAGTACAAGAAGGCGCGCGCCGATCGCCTGCAGTACTGGCGCGAGGCCGCGCTACGCCTCGAATGGCACGAGCCCTTCAGCGAGATCCTCGACTGGTCCGACGCCCCCGTGGCCCGCTGGTTCCACGACGGCACCCTCAACGCGTGTGACAACGCGGTGGACCGTCACGTGCGCGAGGGCCGCGGCGACCGAGTCGCCTTCCACTTTGTGGGCGAGCCAGGCGACACCCAGACGCTCACCTACTCCGACATGCACGAGCGCGTCCAGAAGGCCGCGCGCGGCCTCGAGTCGATCGGCATCGGCAAGGGCGACAGGGTCGCCATCTACCTGCCCCAAATCCCAGAAGCCGTCGTGGCGATGCTCGCCTGCGCCCGCGTCGGCGCCATCCACTCGGTGGTCTTTGGTGGCTTCAGCGCGGAAAGCTTGCGCCAAAGGATTGACGACGCCGAGGCGAAGTTGGTCATCACGGCCGACGGTGGCAACCGGCGGGGCTCCCATCTCGCCTTGAAGCCCCTCGTGGACGAGGCCCTCGCGAGTCACGGCGAAGGCACCGCGCATCCAGGGCCCTGCGAGTCGGTCAAGCACGTACTCACAGTGAAGCGCACCGGACAGGACACCGCCTGGACCGAGGGGCGCGACGTGTGGTGGCACGACGTCGTGGACCCTCAACCGGCCGAGCACGAGCCCGTCTGGGTGGAGTCGGAGCACCCGCTGTTCATCCTCTACACCTCTGGCACCACCGGCACCCCCAAGGGGCTCTATCACACCACCGGCGGCTACCTCACGGGAGTGGCACACACCCATCGGATCGTGTTCGACATCAAGCCGGAGACGGATGTCTACTGGTGCACGGCAGACGTGGGCTGGGTGACCGGCCACTCCTACATCGTCTACGGACCGATGATCAACGGCACCACCCAGGTGCTCTACGAGGGCACCCCCAACACTCCGCACGAGGGCCGCTGGTGGGAGATCGTCCAGGAGTACAAGGTCACC
The Demequina sp. TMPB413 DNA segment above includes these coding regions:
- a CDS encoding APC family permease, which encodes MADTEYREGSLSLRGAVAMGTGVMVGAGIFALTGQVADLAGPLFPLALLAAAGVAGLGSYSYIKVTRAHPSAGGIAMILNQAYGRSTITAGSAMLMALSMVLNEALVARTFGTYLLEPFGWGSRWLVSGLALFIIVVAVAINLARNENIGWFQTAGAVIKVGGIGVLAIAAMIASGGGYEAASEDFAPESGILGFVAAAGLGVLAYKGFTTITNDGAELKDPARNVGRAIVWSLAICAAVYLIVAVGAGSTLTVQEIVAAQDYALAEAARPALGSAGVIATVVVAVVACATGLVASMYAVSRMLTMVTDMKMIPHRHFGMPGKVRHHLLVYLGVVAAVLAVSLDLSQIAAVGIVFYLVMDVVIHWGVLTRLREDVGARRWVVISAIAADAVVLVAFMAARGAGQPWVIVGAVVAVAVVYALEAWYLRTHPDED
- a CDS encoding DUF433 domain-containing protein; protein product: MMAIPEQLSTPLYTLTEAARLVGIPPATLRSWARGRDFPTASGEIRHSDALVTDAGAGPAGFATMPFVGLAEAAFLAAVKATGVPMQRIRPALEKLRDEMGVEHALASQMLYTDGAELLRSVGPASGATDRELELVVVRTDQGVFTPVVRNFLNHVRFGPSGYAESIRLPKYGEAEVIVDPRFGFGQPVLERNGVRVEDVLDRFHAGESMDVIADDFNMPQRTVEQLIRASLPIAA
- a CDS encoding type II toxin-antitoxin system HipA family toxin: MAHHLNVELYGAVIGAAVQDDFGRLSFAYDSDYAADASRPPLSLSMPVSRARFRGKSVSPFMWGLLPDSNEVRSRWATEFGVSAQNPFALLVHMGLDCAGGARFVPEGISARTVQVRALVDADIGVRLSELRSETSEWAVSGERWSLAGAQSKFTLTRQPDGRWAEVRGDAPSTHIVKPGIGEYPYQALVEHLSMQTARAVGLRAAKTEYREFDGEPALVVTRFDRRRARDGSIVRVHQEDMCQALAVYPRKKYEASGGPSAADIARLLRDNCTDGEADVWEFAQALVFNYLIGAPDAHAKNYSIMHAPGLTRITPLYDVASALPYDAAAGSEINQAAMSLGGKRVFGSVHGRHWDRLAKGMGVDTERLRDEVRRQAETIPVAFSQQLDATGATDLSKRLMPRLEHLCAATVTQLRD
- a CDS encoding helix-turn-helix domain-containing protein, producing the protein MRGIGTLHAFGAALRAERESQGLTQKALAEKAGLSRATVVALESGARIDATTLIAAAKALDLEISLNSRRSRGSDLPEQSTRAGFDPSILEGTEEL
- the acs gene encoding acetate--CoA ligase, whose amino-acid sequence is MVKDAHVPGGYAPSRHTLENLHTEKRIFPPLVSMAAHANATSYEYKKARADRLQYWREAALRLEWHEPFSEILDWSDAPVARWFHDGTLNACDNAVDRHVREGRGDRVAFHFVGEPGDTQTLTYSDMHERVQKAARGLESIGIGKGDRVAIYLPQIPEAVVAMLACARVGAIHSVVFGGFSAESLRQRIDDAEAKLVITADGGNRRGSHLALKPLVDEALASHGEGTAHPGPCESVKHVLTVKRTGQDTAWTEGRDVWWHDVVDPQPAEHEPVWVESEHPLFILYTSGTTGTPKGLYHTTGGYLTGVAHTHRIVFDIKPETDVYWCTADVGWVTGHSYIVYGPMINGTTQVLYEGTPNTPHEGRWWEIVQEYKVTILYTAPTAIRTFMKWGEAIPGRYDLSSLRLLGSVGEPINPEAWMWYRRVIGYDRCPIVDTWWQTETGSIMISPLPGVTGTKPGSAMTAIPGIAIDVVDDAGSPVRNGEGGYLVVTEPWPAMLRGIWGDRHRYQSTYWNHFDGMYFAGDGAKKDVDGDLWLLGRVDDVMNVSGHRLTTTEIEHALVSHPWVAEAAVVGANDEITGQAVVAFVIVRSDAADVPTEGEAVTTALREHVRKQIGPLAKPRDILVVAEVPKTRSGKIMRRLLRDVAENRVVGDVTTLADSSVMDAIKEGLAAGKAD